In Drosophila santomea strain STO CAGO 1482 chromosome 2L, Prin_Dsan_1.1, whole genome shotgun sequence, a single window of DNA contains:
- the LOC120458823 gene encoding cyclin-dependent kinase-like 1 isoform X2 produces MCSCLSYQTEKFLNILCAQCKAMRRANIKRGQCLSSRPQGSSKMDRYEKLSRLGEGSYGVVYKCRDRETGALVAVKRFVESEDDPAIRKIALREIRLLKNLKHPNLVSLLEVFRRKRRLHLVFEFCELTVLHELERHPQGCPEHLTKQICYQTLLGVAYCHKQGCLHRDIKPENILLTAQGQVKLCDFGFARMLSPGENYTDYVATRWYRAPELLVGDTQYGTPVDVWAIGCLFAELVRGEALWPGRSDVDQLYLIRKTLGDLLPRHIQIFGQNEYFKGITLPVPPTLEPLEDKMPAKSQQNPLTIDFLKKCLDKDPTKRWSCEKLTKHSYFDDYIAKQRELEHVNSLEAANLRQQQLASQQFMLATAAQQLQTGPAQAAAIAAARDKSKTSNTSLPLLPSTQHHHHPHQDYVKLQPLNKNANLLHRTEHHLPTI; encoded by the exons ATGTGTTCGTGTCTGAGCTATCAAACAGAAAAATTCTTAAACATTTTGTGTGCCCAATGCAAAGCAATGCGACGTGCAAACATCAAACGTGGTCAATGTTTGAGCTCAAG ACCACAAGGTAGCAGCAAAATGGATCGCTACGAGAAGCTCAGTCGGCTGGGCGAGGGCTCCTACGGCGTGGTCTACAAGTGTCGGGATCGGGAGACGGGTGCTCTGGTGGCGGTGAAGCGGTTTGTGGAGTCCGAGGACGATCCAGCGATTCGAAAAAttgcactgagagaaattagGCTACTAAAG AACCTGAAGCATCCGAACCTTGTCTCCCTGCTAGAAGTGTTCCGACGGAAGCGGCGCCTCCACCTGGTCTTCGAGTTCTGCGAGCTGACCGTGCTGCACGAACTGGAGCGCCATCCACAGGGCTGTCCGGAGCACCTGACCAAACAGATCTGCTACCAGACGCTGCTGGGCGTGGCCTACTGCCACAAGCAGGGCTGCCTGCACCGCGACATCAAGCCGGAGAACATCCTGCTCACCGCACAGGGACAGGTGAAGCTGTGCGACTTCGGCTTCGCCCGCATGCTCAGTCCGGGTGAGAACTACACGGACTACGTGGCCACCAGGTGGTACCGGGCGCCGGAGCTGCTGGTGGGCGACACTCAGTACGGCACACCCGTGGACGTCTGGGCCATCGGCTGCCTCTTCGCCGAGCTGGTGCGTGGCGAGGCCCTCTGGCCAGGACGCAGTGACGTGGACCAGCTCTACCTGATCCGCAAGACGCTCGGCGACCTGCTGCCGCGCCACATCCAGATCTTCGGGCAGAACGAGTACTTCAAGGGCATCACGCTGCCGGTGCCGCCCACGCTGGAGCCACTGGAGGACAAGATGCCGGCCAAGTCGCAGCAGAACCCGCTGACCATTGACTTTCTCAAGAAGTGCCTGGACAAGGACCCAACCAAGCGCTGGTCCTGTGAGAAGCTCACAAAGCACTCCTACTTCGACGACTACATCGCCAAGCAGCGGGAGCTGGAGCACGTCAACAGCCTGGAGGCGGCCAAtctccgccagcagcagctcgcCTCCCAGCAGTTCATGCTGGCCACCGCGGCCCAGCAGCTCCAAACTGGTCCTGCCCAGGCGGCGGCCATCGCCGCGGCCCGGGATAAATCAAAG ACTTCAAACACATCACTACCGCTGCTGCCTAGCACGCAGCATCATCACCACCCGCATCAAGATTACGTGAAGCTGCAGCCGCTGAACAAGAATGCAAACCTGCTCCATCGCACCGAGCATCATCTGCCCACAATTTGA
- the LOC120458823 gene encoding cyclin-dependent kinase-like 1 isoform X1 — MFHSSSFYLPQSFQNSFLYRLIQKIQVCNEPDLVETRQYRPQGSSKMDRYEKLSRLGEGSYGVVYKCRDRETGALVAVKRFVESEDDPAIRKIALREIRLLKNLKHPNLVSLLEVFRRKRRLHLVFEFCELTVLHELERHPQGCPEHLTKQICYQTLLGVAYCHKQGCLHRDIKPENILLTAQGQVKLCDFGFARMLSPGENYTDYVATRWYRAPELLVGDTQYGTPVDVWAIGCLFAELVRGEALWPGRSDVDQLYLIRKTLGDLLPRHIQIFGQNEYFKGITLPVPPTLEPLEDKMPAKSQQNPLTIDFLKKCLDKDPTKRWSCEKLTKHSYFDDYIAKQRELEHVNSLEAANLRQQQLASQQFMLATAAQQLQTGPAQAAAIAAARDKSKTSNTSLPLLPSTQHHHHPHQDYVKLQPLNKNANLLHRTEHHLPTI; from the exons ATGTTTCACAGCTCCTCGTTCTACTTGCCGCAATCGTTTCAGAACTCCTTTCTCTACCGGCTCATACAGAAGATCCAGGTGTGCAATGAGCCGGACTTAGTTGAGACCAGGCAGTACAG ACCACAAGGTAGCAGCAAAATGGATCGCTACGAGAAGCTCAGTCGGCTGGGCGAGGGCTCCTACGGCGTGGTCTACAAGTGTCGGGATCGGGAGACGGGTGCTCTGGTGGCGGTGAAGCGGTTTGTGGAGTCCGAGGACGATCCAGCGATTCGAAAAAttgcactgagagaaattagGCTACTAAAG AACCTGAAGCATCCGAACCTTGTCTCCCTGCTAGAAGTGTTCCGACGGAAGCGGCGCCTCCACCTGGTCTTCGAGTTCTGCGAGCTGACCGTGCTGCACGAACTGGAGCGCCATCCACAGGGCTGTCCGGAGCACCTGACCAAACAGATCTGCTACCAGACGCTGCTGGGCGTGGCCTACTGCCACAAGCAGGGCTGCCTGCACCGCGACATCAAGCCGGAGAACATCCTGCTCACCGCACAGGGACAGGTGAAGCTGTGCGACTTCGGCTTCGCCCGCATGCTCAGTCCGGGTGAGAACTACACGGACTACGTGGCCACCAGGTGGTACCGGGCGCCGGAGCTGCTGGTGGGCGACACTCAGTACGGCACACCCGTGGACGTCTGGGCCATCGGCTGCCTCTTCGCCGAGCTGGTGCGTGGCGAGGCCCTCTGGCCAGGACGCAGTGACGTGGACCAGCTCTACCTGATCCGCAAGACGCTCGGCGACCTGCTGCCGCGCCACATCCAGATCTTCGGGCAGAACGAGTACTTCAAGGGCATCACGCTGCCGGTGCCGCCCACGCTGGAGCCACTGGAGGACAAGATGCCGGCCAAGTCGCAGCAGAACCCGCTGACCATTGACTTTCTCAAGAAGTGCCTGGACAAGGACCCAACCAAGCGCTGGTCCTGTGAGAAGCTCACAAAGCACTCCTACTTCGACGACTACATCGCCAAGCAGCGGGAGCTGGAGCACGTCAACAGCCTGGAGGCGGCCAAtctccgccagcagcagctcgcCTCCCAGCAGTTCATGCTGGCCACCGCGGCCCAGCAGCTCCAAACTGGTCCTGCCCAGGCGGCGGCCATCGCCGCGGCCCGGGATAAATCAAAG ACTTCAAACACATCACTACCGCTGCTGCCTAGCACGCAGCATCATCACCACCCGCATCAAGATTACGTGAAGCTGCAGCCGCTGAACAAGAATGCAAACCTGCTCCATCGCACCGAGCATCATCTGCCCACAATTTGA
- the LOC120458823 gene encoding cyclin-dependent kinase-like 1 isoform X4, with product MKMFEISKLFSLRRPQGSSKMDRYEKLSRLGEGSYGVVYKCRDRETGALVAVKRFVESEDDPAIRKIALREIRLLKNLKHPNLVSLLEVFRRKRRLHLVFEFCELTVLHELERHPQGCPEHLTKQICYQTLLGVAYCHKQGCLHRDIKPENILLTAQGQVKLCDFGFARMLSPGENYTDYVATRWYRAPELLVGDTQYGTPVDVWAIGCLFAELVRGEALWPGRSDVDQLYLIRKTLGDLLPRHIQIFGQNEYFKGITLPVPPTLEPLEDKMPAKSQQNPLTIDFLKKCLDKDPTKRWSCEKLTKHSYFDDYIAKQRELEHVNSLEAANLRQQQLASQQFMLATAAQQLQTGPAQAAAIAAARDKSKTSNTSLPLLPSTQHHHHPHQDYVKLQPLNKNANLLHRTEHHLPTI from the exons atgaaaatgtttgagATATCCAAATTGTTCTCACTGCGAAG ACCACAAGGTAGCAGCAAAATGGATCGCTACGAGAAGCTCAGTCGGCTGGGCGAGGGCTCCTACGGCGTGGTCTACAAGTGTCGGGATCGGGAGACGGGTGCTCTGGTGGCGGTGAAGCGGTTTGTGGAGTCCGAGGACGATCCAGCGATTCGAAAAAttgcactgagagaaattagGCTACTAAAG AACCTGAAGCATCCGAACCTTGTCTCCCTGCTAGAAGTGTTCCGACGGAAGCGGCGCCTCCACCTGGTCTTCGAGTTCTGCGAGCTGACCGTGCTGCACGAACTGGAGCGCCATCCACAGGGCTGTCCGGAGCACCTGACCAAACAGATCTGCTACCAGACGCTGCTGGGCGTGGCCTACTGCCACAAGCAGGGCTGCCTGCACCGCGACATCAAGCCGGAGAACATCCTGCTCACCGCACAGGGACAGGTGAAGCTGTGCGACTTCGGCTTCGCCCGCATGCTCAGTCCGGGTGAGAACTACACGGACTACGTGGCCACCAGGTGGTACCGGGCGCCGGAGCTGCTGGTGGGCGACACTCAGTACGGCACACCCGTGGACGTCTGGGCCATCGGCTGCCTCTTCGCCGAGCTGGTGCGTGGCGAGGCCCTCTGGCCAGGACGCAGTGACGTGGACCAGCTCTACCTGATCCGCAAGACGCTCGGCGACCTGCTGCCGCGCCACATCCAGATCTTCGGGCAGAACGAGTACTTCAAGGGCATCACGCTGCCGGTGCCGCCCACGCTGGAGCCACTGGAGGACAAGATGCCGGCCAAGTCGCAGCAGAACCCGCTGACCATTGACTTTCTCAAGAAGTGCCTGGACAAGGACCCAACCAAGCGCTGGTCCTGTGAGAAGCTCACAAAGCACTCCTACTTCGACGACTACATCGCCAAGCAGCGGGAGCTGGAGCACGTCAACAGCCTGGAGGCGGCCAAtctccgccagcagcagctcgcCTCCCAGCAGTTCATGCTGGCCACCGCGGCCCAGCAGCTCCAAACTGGTCCTGCCCAGGCGGCGGCCATCGCCGCGGCCCGGGATAAATCAAAG ACTTCAAACACATCACTACCGCTGCTGCCTAGCACGCAGCATCATCACCACCCGCATCAAGATTACGTGAAGCTGCAGCCGCTGAACAAGAATGCAAACCTGCTCCATCGCACCGAGCATCATCTGCCCACAATTTGA
- the LOC120458823 gene encoding cyclin-dependent kinase-like 1 isoform X3 has translation MDKWFGEKRLWLFGNHLPLLPRRPQGSSKMDRYEKLSRLGEGSYGVVYKCRDRETGALVAVKRFVESEDDPAIRKIALREIRLLKNLKHPNLVSLLEVFRRKRRLHLVFEFCELTVLHELERHPQGCPEHLTKQICYQTLLGVAYCHKQGCLHRDIKPENILLTAQGQVKLCDFGFARMLSPGENYTDYVATRWYRAPELLVGDTQYGTPVDVWAIGCLFAELVRGEALWPGRSDVDQLYLIRKTLGDLLPRHIQIFGQNEYFKGITLPVPPTLEPLEDKMPAKSQQNPLTIDFLKKCLDKDPTKRWSCEKLTKHSYFDDYIAKQRELEHVNSLEAANLRQQQLASQQFMLATAAQQLQTGPAQAAAIAAARDKSKTSNTSLPLLPSTQHHHHPHQDYVKLQPLNKNANLLHRTEHHLPTI, from the exons ATGGACAAATGGTTCGGAGAGAAACGTCTCTGGCTGTTTGGTAACCACCTTCCACTTCTGCCCAGAAG ACCACAAGGTAGCAGCAAAATGGATCGCTACGAGAAGCTCAGTCGGCTGGGCGAGGGCTCCTACGGCGTGGTCTACAAGTGTCGGGATCGGGAGACGGGTGCTCTGGTGGCGGTGAAGCGGTTTGTGGAGTCCGAGGACGATCCAGCGATTCGAAAAAttgcactgagagaaattagGCTACTAAAG AACCTGAAGCATCCGAACCTTGTCTCCCTGCTAGAAGTGTTCCGACGGAAGCGGCGCCTCCACCTGGTCTTCGAGTTCTGCGAGCTGACCGTGCTGCACGAACTGGAGCGCCATCCACAGGGCTGTCCGGAGCACCTGACCAAACAGATCTGCTACCAGACGCTGCTGGGCGTGGCCTACTGCCACAAGCAGGGCTGCCTGCACCGCGACATCAAGCCGGAGAACATCCTGCTCACCGCACAGGGACAGGTGAAGCTGTGCGACTTCGGCTTCGCCCGCATGCTCAGTCCGGGTGAGAACTACACGGACTACGTGGCCACCAGGTGGTACCGGGCGCCGGAGCTGCTGGTGGGCGACACTCAGTACGGCACACCCGTGGACGTCTGGGCCATCGGCTGCCTCTTCGCCGAGCTGGTGCGTGGCGAGGCCCTCTGGCCAGGACGCAGTGACGTGGACCAGCTCTACCTGATCCGCAAGACGCTCGGCGACCTGCTGCCGCGCCACATCCAGATCTTCGGGCAGAACGAGTACTTCAAGGGCATCACGCTGCCGGTGCCGCCCACGCTGGAGCCACTGGAGGACAAGATGCCGGCCAAGTCGCAGCAGAACCCGCTGACCATTGACTTTCTCAAGAAGTGCCTGGACAAGGACCCAACCAAGCGCTGGTCCTGTGAGAAGCTCACAAAGCACTCCTACTTCGACGACTACATCGCCAAGCAGCGGGAGCTGGAGCACGTCAACAGCCTGGAGGCGGCCAAtctccgccagcagcagctcgcCTCCCAGCAGTTCATGCTGGCCACCGCGGCCCAGCAGCTCCAAACTGGTCCTGCCCAGGCGGCGGCCATCGCCGCGGCCCGGGATAAATCAAAG ACTTCAAACACATCACTACCGCTGCTGCCTAGCACGCAGCATCATCACCACCCGCATCAAGATTACGTGAAGCTGCAGCCGCTGAACAAGAATGCAAACCTGCTCCATCGCACCGAGCATCATCTGCCCACAATTTGA